The Drosophila teissieri strain GT53w chromosome X, Prin_Dtei_1.1, whole genome shotgun sequence genome has a segment encoding these proteins:
- the LOC122623784 gene encoding protein elav isoform X3 produces MANTGAGGGVDTQAQLMQSAAAAAAVAATNAAAAPVQNAAAVAAAAQLQQQQVQQAILQVQQQQTQQAVAAAAAAVTQQLQQQQAVVAQQAVVQQQQQQAAAVVQQAAVQQAVVPQPQQAQPNTNGNAGSGSQNGSNGSTETRTNLIVNYLPQTMTEDEIRSLFSSVGEIESVKLIRDKSQVYIDPLNPQAPSKGQSLGYGFVNYVRPQDAEQAVNVLNGLRLQNKTIKVSFARPSSDAIKGANLYVSGLPKTMTQQELEAIFAPFGAIITSRILQNAGNDTQTKGVGFIRFDKREEATRAIIALNGTTPSSCTDPIVVKFSNTPGSTSKIIQPQLPAFLNPQLVRRIGGAMHTPVNKGLARFSPMAGDMLDVMLPNGLGAAAAAATTLASGPGGAYPIFIYNLAPETEEAALWQLFGPFGAVQSVKIVKDPTTNQCKGYGFVSMTNYDEAAMAIRALNGYTMGNRVLQVSFKTNKAK; encoded by the coding sequence ATGGCAAACACCGGAGCTGGCGGCGGAGTGGACACACAGGCACAGCTGATGCAGagtgcagcggcagcggcagcagtggCGGCAACGAACGCGGCCGCCGCTCCCGTACAGAATGCAGCCGCCGTGGCTGCCGCCGcccaactgcagcagcaacaggtgcAGCAGGCGATCctgcaggtgcagcagcagcagacacaGCAAGCGGTGGCCGCGGCCGCTGCGGCCGTGACCCAGCAgctccaacagcagcaggccgTCGTGGCCCAACAGGCGGTggtacagcagcaacaacagcaggcggcggcggtggtgcaACAGGCGGCGGTCCAACAGGCTGTGGTGCCCCAGCCGCAGCAGGCGCAGCCCAATACCAATGGCAATGCTGGATCGGGATCGCAAAAtggcagcaacggcagcacgGAGACGCGCACAAACCTCATTGTCAACTACTTGCCGCAAACGATGACCGAGGACGAGATCCGTTCGCTCTTCTCCAGCGTCGGCGAGATTGAGTCGGTGAAGCTGATACGCGACAAGTCGCAGGTCTACATCGATCCACTCAATCCGCAGGCGCCCAGCAAGGGCCAAAGCTTGGGCTACGGCTTCGTTAACTACGTCCGGCCGCAAGATGCCGAGCAGGCTGTTAATGTTCTAAACGGTCTGCGACTACAGAATAAGACCATCAAGGTGTCGTTTGCCCGCCCGTCGTCCGATGCCATCAAAGGCGCCAACCTGTATGTGTCGGGGCTGCCGAAGACGATGACCCAGCAGGAACTGGAGGCCATCTTCGCGCCATTCGGAGCCATAATCACATCGCGCATTCTGCAGAACGCCGGCAACGATACGCAGACGAAGGGCGTGGGCTTCATTCGATTCGATAAGCGGGAGGAGGCCACAAGGGCCATCATTGCCTTGAACGGCACCACACCATCCAGCTGCACAGACCCCATAGTGGTGAAGTTCTCCAACACGCCTGGCAGCACCAGCAAGATCATCCAGCCGCAGCTGCCCGCTTTCCTCAATCCCCAACTGGTGCGACGCATCGGGGGCGCCATGCACACGCCAGTGAACAAGGGTCTGGCCCGCTTCTCACCAATGGCCGGCGACATGCTGGACGTAATGCTGCCCAATGGACTGggagcggcggcggcggcggccaccACGCTGGCCAGTGGGCCTGGCGGCGCGTATCCCATATTCATATACAACCTGGCGCCGGAAACGGAGGAGGCTGCGCTGTGGCAGCTGTTTGGTCCCTTTGGAGCTGTGCAATCGGTGAAGATTGTCAAGGATCCCACAACGAATCAGTGCAAGGGCTACGGCTTCGTTTCGATGACCAACTACGACGAGGCGGCCATGGCCATTCGGGCGCTCAACGGCTACACCATGGGCAATCGGGTGCTGCAGGTCAGCTTCAAGACCAACAAAGCCAAGTAG
- the LOC122623784 gene encoding protein elav isoform X1: MRLPKPKHTVRYRGSTVVPLCKSNCHFHSDHFLRQHCLSLSLTLSVALTSSSVNRHTRWFRAFRAAASVSLAQPLSPPPLPKPLFQLFCCFCCFCCPHPSPRWHVNGGAGLGGGNAVLLTLIGGKLRSYTWRSCRFTFCVPRSTFRFAKRSITTCLAKVDFIMANTGAGGGVDTQAQLMQSAAAAAAVAATNAAAAPVQNAAAVAAAAQLQQQQVQQAILQVQQQQTQQAVAAAAAAVTQQLQQQQAVVAQQAVVQQQQQQAAAVVQQAAVQQAVVPQPQQAQPNTNGNAGSGSQNGSNGSTETRTNLIVNYLPQTMTEDEIRSLFSSVGEIESVKLIRDKSQVYIDPLNPQAPSKGQSLGYGFVNYVRPQDAEQAVNVLNGLRLQNKTIKVSFARPSSDAIKGANLYVSGLPKTMTQQELEAIFAPFGAIITSRILQNAGNDTQTKGVGFIRFDKREEATRAIIALNGTTPSSCTDPIVVKFSNTPGSTSKIIQPQLPAFLNPQLVRRIGGAMHTPVNKGLARFSPMAGDMLDVMLPNGLGAAAAAATTLASGPGGAYPIFIYNLAPETEEAALWQLFGPFGAVQSVKIVKDPTTNQCKGYGFVSMTNYDEAAMAIRALNGYTMGNRVLQVSFKTNKAK; encoded by the exons ATGCGTTTACCTAAGCCCAAACATACTGTGCGCTATCGAGGTTCCACTGTAGTACCtctatgcaaatcaaattgccATTTCCACAGCGATCACTTTTTGAGACAGcactgtctctctctctctctcactctctctgtCGCACTTACGAGTAGTTCAGTGAACCGACACACTCGCTGGTTTCGCGCGTTCCGAGCAGCAGCCTCAGTCTCTCTTGCTCAGCCTCTCTCGCCGCCCCCTCTGCCTAAGCCTCTGTTTCAGCTcttttgctgcttctgctgtttctgctgtcCGCACCCCTCGCCAAGGTGGCATGTAAATGGCGGAGCCGGCTTAGGGGGTGGCAATGCCGTGCTTTTAACCCTTATCGGTGGCAAATTGCGCTCGTACACTTGGAGAAGCTGCCGTTTTACGTTCTGCGTTCCACGTTCTACGTTCCGTTTCGCCAAGCGAAGTATTACAACTTGTTTGGCTAAGG TGGACTTTATTATGGCAAACACCGGAGCTGGCGGCGGAGTGGACACACAGGCACAGCTGATGCAGagtgcagcggcagcggcagcagtggCGGCAACGAACGCGGCCGCCGCTCCCGTACAGAATGCAGCCGCCGTGGCTGCCGCCGcccaactgcagcagcaacaggtgcAGCAGGCGATCctgcaggtgcagcagcagcagacacaGCAAGCGGTGGCCGCGGCCGCTGCGGCCGTGACCCAGCAgctccaacagcagcaggccgTCGTGGCCCAACAGGCGGTggtacagcagcaacaacagcaggcggcggcggtggtgcaACAGGCGGCGGTCCAACAGGCTGTGGTGCCCCAGCCGCAGCAGGCGCAGCCCAATACCAATGGCAATGCTGGATCGGGATCGCAAAAtggcagcaacggcagcacgGAGACGCGCACAAACCTCATTGTCAACTACTTGCCGCAAACGATGACCGAGGACGAGATCCGTTCGCTCTTCTCCAGCGTCGGCGAGATTGAGTCGGTGAAGCTGATACGCGACAAGTCGCAGGTCTACATCGATCCACTCAATCCGCAGGCGCCCAGCAAGGGCCAAAGCTTGGGCTACGGCTTCGTTAACTACGTCCGGCCGCAAGATGCCGAGCAGGCTGTTAATGTTCTAAACGGTCTGCGACTACAGAATAAGACCATCAAGGTGTCGTTTGCCCGCCCGTCGTCCGATGCCATCAAAGGCGCCAACCTGTATGTGTCGGGGCTGCCGAAGACGATGACCCAGCAGGAACTGGAGGCCATCTTCGCGCCATTCGGAGCCATAATCACATCGCGCATTCTGCAGAACGCCGGCAACGATACGCAGACGAAGGGCGTGGGCTTCATTCGATTCGATAAGCGGGAGGAGGCCACAAGGGCCATCATTGCCTTGAACGGCACCACACCATCCAGCTGCACAGACCCCATAGTGGTGAAGTTCTCCAACACGCCTGGCAGCACCAGCAAGATCATCCAGCCGCAGCTGCCCGCTTTCCTCAATCCCCAACTGGTGCGACGCATCGGGGGCGCCATGCACACGCCAGTGAACAAGGGTCTGGCCCGCTTCTCACCAATGGCCGGCGACATGCTGGACGTAATGCTGCCCAATGGACTGggagcggcggcggcggcggccaccACGCTGGCCAGTGGGCCTGGCGGCGCGTATCCCATATTCATATACAACCTGGCGCCGGAAACGGAGGAGGCTGCGCTGTGGCAGCTGTTTGGTCCCTTTGGAGCTGTGCAATCGGTGAAGATTGTCAAGGATCCCACAACGAATCAGTGCAAGGGCTACGGCTTCGTTTCGATGACCAACTACGACGAGGCGGCCATGGCCATTCGGGCGCTCAACGGCTACACCATGGGCAATCGGGTGCTGCAGGTCAGCTTCAAGACCAACAAAGCCAAGTAG
- the LOC122623784 gene encoding protein elav isoform X2 produces the protein MDFIMANTGAGGGVDTQAQLMQSAAAAAAVAATNAAAAPVQNAAAVAAAAQLQQQQVQQAILQVQQQQTQQAVAAAAAAVTQQLQQQQAVVAQQAVVQQQQQQAAAVVQQAAVQQAVVPQPQQAQPNTNGNAGSGSQNGSNGSTETRTNLIVNYLPQTMTEDEIRSLFSSVGEIESVKLIRDKSQVYIDPLNPQAPSKGQSLGYGFVNYVRPQDAEQAVNVLNGLRLQNKTIKVSFARPSSDAIKGANLYVSGLPKTMTQQELEAIFAPFGAIITSRILQNAGNDTQTKGVGFIRFDKREEATRAIIALNGTTPSSCTDPIVVKFSNTPGSTSKIIQPQLPAFLNPQLVRRIGGAMHTPVNKGLARFSPMAGDMLDVMLPNGLGAAAAAATTLASGPGGAYPIFIYNLAPETEEAALWQLFGPFGAVQSVKIVKDPTTNQCKGYGFVSMTNYDEAAMAIRALNGYTMGNRVLQVSFKTNKAK, from the exons A TGGACTTTATTATGGCAAACACCGGAGCTGGCGGCGGAGTGGACACACAGGCACAGCTGATGCAGagtgcagcggcagcggcagcagtggCGGCAACGAACGCGGCCGCCGCTCCCGTACAGAATGCAGCCGCCGTGGCTGCCGCCGcccaactgcagcagcaacaggtgcAGCAGGCGATCctgcaggtgcagcagcagcagacacaGCAAGCGGTGGCCGCGGCCGCTGCGGCCGTGACCCAGCAgctccaacagcagcaggccgTCGTGGCCCAACAGGCGGTggtacagcagcaacaacagcaggcggcggcggtggtgcaACAGGCGGCGGTCCAACAGGCTGTGGTGCCCCAGCCGCAGCAGGCGCAGCCCAATACCAATGGCAATGCTGGATCGGGATCGCAAAAtggcagcaacggcagcacgGAGACGCGCACAAACCTCATTGTCAACTACTTGCCGCAAACGATGACCGAGGACGAGATCCGTTCGCTCTTCTCCAGCGTCGGCGAGATTGAGTCGGTGAAGCTGATACGCGACAAGTCGCAGGTCTACATCGATCCACTCAATCCGCAGGCGCCCAGCAAGGGCCAAAGCTTGGGCTACGGCTTCGTTAACTACGTCCGGCCGCAAGATGCCGAGCAGGCTGTTAATGTTCTAAACGGTCTGCGACTACAGAATAAGACCATCAAGGTGTCGTTTGCCCGCCCGTCGTCCGATGCCATCAAAGGCGCCAACCTGTATGTGTCGGGGCTGCCGAAGACGATGACCCAGCAGGAACTGGAGGCCATCTTCGCGCCATTCGGAGCCATAATCACATCGCGCATTCTGCAGAACGCCGGCAACGATACGCAGACGAAGGGCGTGGGCTTCATTCGATTCGATAAGCGGGAGGAGGCCACAAGGGCCATCATTGCCTTGAACGGCACCACACCATCCAGCTGCACAGACCCCATAGTGGTGAAGTTCTCCAACACGCCTGGCAGCACCAGCAAGATCATCCAGCCGCAGCTGCCCGCTTTCCTCAATCCCCAACTGGTGCGACGCATCGGGGGCGCCATGCACACGCCAGTGAACAAGGGTCTGGCCCGCTTCTCACCAATGGCCGGCGACATGCTGGACGTAATGCTGCCCAATGGACTGggagcggcggcggcggcggccaccACGCTGGCCAGTGGGCCTGGCGGCGCGTATCCCATATTCATATACAACCTGGCGCCGGAAACGGAGGAGGCTGCGCTGTGGCAGCTGTTTGGTCCCTTTGGAGCTGTGCAATCGGTGAAGATTGTCAAGGATCCCACAACGAATCAGTGCAAGGGCTACGGCTTCGTTTCGATGACCAACTACGACGAGGCGGCCATGGCCATTCGGGCGCTCAACGGCTACACCATGGGCAATCGGGTGCTGCAGGTCAGCTTCAAGACCAACAAAGCCAAGTAG